From the Hevea brasiliensis isolate MT/VB/25A 57/8 chromosome 15, ASM3005281v1, whole genome shotgun sequence genome, one window contains:
- the LOC110635021 gene encoding CCG-binding protein 1: MIKSVLVRSCSSPLLVEAKDFHRSDASRRRHGSTITCSSSSSSSSSRSSAYVPRLEPFSRTRLERAVKEPPLIEKSGNELADYCSTLEGDGSYSCWRAYFELKDLERESPKEDVEKLILQAGGVKSLIGCLHGISSMHKGRKNGFGFMAPITVEKERDRTCPIPDGLPKSKEELEEEEKARMPDSPFTRLLRTKGRFPAWYSPTPDHETD; encoded by the exons ATGATAAAGTCTGTTCTTGTTCGTTCCTGTTCTTCTCCTTTGCTTGTCGAAGCTAAGGATTTCCATCGTTCAGACGCTTCCCGCAGGAGACATGGTTCAACCATCacttgttcttcttcttcctcctcttcttCCTCAAGGAGCAGTGCTTATGTTCCTCGGCTTGAGCCGTTTAGTCGAACCAGGCTTGAAAGAGCTGTCAAGGAACCGCCGTTGATCGAAAAGTCCGGGAATGAACTCGCCG ATTATTGTTCGACGCTTGAAGGAGATGGTTCTTATAGCTGCTGGAGAGCGTATTTTGAGCTGAAAGATTTGGAA AGAGAGTCACCGAAAGAGGATGTAGAGAAGCTAATTCTTCAAGCAGGTGGAGTGAAATCCTTGATTGGATGTTTGCATGGAATTTCCTCAATGCACAAAGGAAGGAAGAATGGTTTTGGTTTCATGGCACCAATTACTGTGGAGAAAGAAAGAGACAGAACATGTCCAATACCTGATGGATTGCCAAAATCTAAGGAAGAgctagaagaagaagagaaagctaGAATGCCAGATTCGCCATTTACTAGATTGCTTCGAACTAAAGGAAGATTTCCTGCTTGGTACTCTCCTACTCCTGACCATGAAACAGATTGA